The following DNA comes from Salvelinus sp. IW2-2015 linkage group LG1, ASM291031v2, whole genome shotgun sequence.
ATCATGGTTCTTATATTGTATGGCTGCAGGAAAATCTACTCCGATCTGAGTGACTCAGAGTCGGGGAGATGAGATTGGTAGCAAAATAATGACTCATCAATTTCATCTCTCTACAAGTCTTCCTTTGTTTGTAACAGGGTGATCAGTGGTTTCAACTCCGAAGGAACACTCTGTGAGTCATCTGATCGTGCATATTTCtgcataaacacatacacatcTACACATACATACTGAATATACAGAAACACAGTATGTATATACACATAATGCACGTACAGAAACACACATGTTGTGCTACGAGTGAGATTTGTGTTTGTGCTCAGTGTGTGGTACTCACTGTTGATCTCCTCATGCTGCTCCATTGCTGTGATGTGGGCCGGCTGGATTTGGTCTCAATGACCTCTGACCCCAGAGATGGTGGGGGGACTGGGACATACTGCCTGGCTTTGGTCTGGAGAGCCAGCTGATAGGCCACCTCAAAGGCCTGACCCAGCGTCAGGATGATCTCATAGGTCTGGGTCTGTACCGAGGGAGGGAGTAAAGAATGAACAGACGGTTGCAGTAGTGACTGACAGCTACTTTGAGGAACTCTGAATGAGGTACTAATTACAATAAATCAGCATTTTTGTCATTGAGATGCCATTCRTAGCAGGAGCACTATGTTAATCAAGGATGCAATTAGACAATCGAGATGTAGCTTTGTATCGTGTGCCAGGCCTTTTTGAAACATGGCTTTAAAAGAGACTAATCAAGATATTAAGTTATTTGCATGACAGCAGGTGCATTACTTTAATCAAGACATTAAGGCAATTTAATTAATCAAGATATGAAGTTGCATGCAGTTTTGTCAGCAGGTTGCCAAATTCCAATAAACCTTTTCCTATCAAACATTTTATGATATTATATGKCATTTATAGTTAAATTAATAATAGTCAGAGTACTTTAGAAAGATTTTAAGGTGGGAAATGGGTGATTGTATTTTGGCATACatatgtagaatcttaatttgagccagttggccagttgaaaataatcctgcagcaacagaaaatgtgaattattatgtggattataattaatggacattttttgtaggggttgatacattttacattagggcaactcaagtctgacattttaaagtggaaattacaaaagtTATAAGCATTTTAAAACcttcctgctgtgcaggacaattctcagcaacaaaaaagtgatcaaattaagatcctacatttgtagtcTTATGGAGTAATAATAATGTATGGAGTGATTGAAGGGTTTGGGTTGGTGTCATCATCCTGTTCCTCACCACTTCCACAGTGCTGAAGACATGGCAGAAGTGGTGGCCACTTTTATTGTCCTTGGTGATGTAGGCGAAGGTGCAGAGTTCCTCAGGGTCCTGGGCTGCACAGGAGATGTTCCTAATCTCATGCTCGGCTACTATGGTCTGGTGAGAGGACAGAAGAACAGGATGGAACTGAGCAGCAACAGGAACAACAACATCGACCAGAAACAATAGACTTCATCGGCACCAACGGTGCTATCTTTATTTTAGGGGAATCAGTATGAGAGAGCGAAGTAGGGMAATGATGCTTCTGACATCATCATGCATCTCTCATTGCCTGCAGGCTCCCAGTACCTTAGTGGCTGCGTCCATAAACTTGACCCCTTTATAGGTGATGGAAAGGATGACAACAGGACCCTTTCTTGAATGGTCCTTCGACTTCTAGAAGTAGAAAGAAAATGGCAAGGGGTTCCATATCAATATGGAGTGCTAGAAAATAATTATTGAATATTGATCTGCAGTACGATGACATCACGTACCCTAATTTTGGCACAGGCTTCTTGAGTTGACTCAATCCCCCGTAGATCCCTGATAATCATTGATCCTAAATACTGGAAAAGAAGCAACAAAAAAGGTTATCATCTCTGAACTATCAATTTCTGATACATCAAGCAATGATCAATATTGGATAGCTGAAAGTGTCGGTGACTTATCTTCAGGGGGCATAATGACCGTAGAAATGACTTACACTGGCCTCATACCCACAGGACTCTAAGATGAGTTTCTCAGGCTGGTGATGCCAAGCGGACACTGTAGCGTATGTGGCAGACTGGCTAGGCGGCCGAAGGGTCAAACGGGGTTCCCtatgtctgtcactctgtctgtcctaGAAAGACACATACAGTAGAGATGGATTGATTCTGTAGTGTACAGGGATGCTTATGGCATACAATTCTGTCACAAAATATTACTGGATAATAAAACTACAAAGATGCTGTAACACTTTGACTgatcaatatatatttaatacaagCATAGAATGACCCAATAATCTGTTAAACACAGCTTCTGTTTCAGATCACCCCAGCAGCAGCTTCCTCTCTTTATGACATGATTATCCCAAGCATACCACAGAGGAATATATTTTAGTCACTTTATGAGCTACAGGTAAAGACAGCGTTTTGGCAGGAGAACTAACGTGAGAGCGTGGTCTCTCGCTGTAGGAGCGCAGGGACACACTGCAGTCCTGGTCCAtggctctcctcctcctgcctgcctctcccaGGGGCAGGAGCATGTCCATGGAGCGACTGGTGGACGGGTCCATCTGACTCAGAGGAGAGGTCCCTGTCTGGGACAACAAGTCCTGAAACTGACACATACAGATTGATTGATCAGATTGATGACGTGGGCGTGAAAGATTTAAAACAAAATAGTGACTCAATACATATTTCAATTAGGTTTTAGAATGTTATGTAGTGTCATACAGGTGAAATTATTGTTAAAATGTGACAAGGCTCTAACTAACCCTGATCTGTGAGAGACGGTGAGAGATCTGTGATTTGGTCGGGGCCTCCTCATAGGGCCGCTCTGCCAGAGACGCTATGATCCTCTTCCTGTGGCCCAGAACGCCGATTTTCAACACCTACAGAAACCGRCACAGATGGGACACAATGGTGACTAGACTGTACTAAGGGCTGTGTGCATATGAACACTAATACTGGCAAAAACaaatatgaatgaaaatacaccacaggaggttggtggcgccTTAATTGKKgaggacgggctcgtggtaatggctggagtggaattagtggaatggtatcaaatacatggtttccatgtgtttaatgccattccatttacgttccagccattattatgagccatcctcccctcagcagcctccaatgaAATACATAGYTGGACACCCATGCCGGCAcacaacaggcagacagaatGGACTCCTCAATTATTCAGCTCAAATCTGTTTTGCCTTAAGCTCAGTACAGCACTGTCTCCTCCCTGAGGCACTCTATAATTCACTAACAAAACATTGGCCTCACGTTGACAATCTCCAACTCCCATAGGTTCTTCACACAGTCCAAGGTACGGTAGCCGCTAGACAGGAAGTTAGGCAGGTACTCCTGCAGACCTAGCACATCCaaccaggtggagagagaggtgctgCCATCACAGCCAAGGGCCTTCACCTACAGACAGGGGCAGAAAATAGatcaaaatacattaaaataaaagCAGGATTTCACAATTCCCTTCAGGATATTCCAACCATAACCAATGTCAAAGGGCTTTTTCATAGGATCTCTTTTGCCATAGCTACAGGCAAGATCCAAGCTACTTTACAATACCGGTCATCCTATCATGATTGATAATACTATGCACAAACGTAGATAAATCCAATGCACACTCCTTGAAACCTTGATGTTCTTAGATGAATGGTCAACCAGGTAAAAGGTTGCAGGTGGTGCCCTTGACTGATGATAACTACCTTGGGCAAGCTGCGTGCTGCGTGGAGGATCTTCTTTCTGTGTCCAGGGTCAGTGATTCCCATATCTCTAAGGTCCAAGTCCTCCATCACGTTACTGCCCTACACATGCACCAACGCACgcagtacacacacgcacaagttaATCACACAAACTGCAGACACTTATGCATAAACACATATAATCACTTAAGCTAACTATTAACATAGACATTACAACATCTCCTACACTCTAGGTCTAtatgcgtggccaagcacgactccaacaccatcattaagtttgctgacgacacaacagtggtaggcctgatcaccgacaatgatgagacagcctatagggaggaggtcagagacttRGcagggtggtgccaggacaacaacctctccctcaacgtgagcaagacaaagttgctgatcgtggactacaggaaaaggggggccgaacatgcccccattcacattgacgggctgtagtggagcgggttgagagtttaagttccttggtgtccacatcaccaacaaactatcatggtccaaacacaccaagccagacgtgaagagggcacgacaacggcttttcccactcaggagactgaaaagatttagcatgggtctccagatcctcaaaaggttctacaccatcgagagcatcctgactggttgcatcactgcctgctatggcaactgctcggcatctgaccataaggtgctacagagggtagtgcgtatggcccagtacatcactatataataggcggtgtcagaggaaggcYCAAAAAAtcttcaaagactccagtcacccaagtcatagactgttctctctgctaccgcaaggtaAGCGGCACTGGAgagccaagtctatgtccaaaatggctccttaacagcttctacccccaagccataagactgctgaacaattagtaAAATGGCCACCcgcactatttacattgacccccccctttgttatTACACTGCGGCTGCTATCTGGTTTTTAGtaacttttttatttaataaaatttgatttaacctttatttaactaggcaagtcagttatttacaatgacggcctaccaaaaggcaaaaggcctcctgtggggacgtgGGCTGGgtttcaaaataaaaatgaattaaatataaatataggacaaaacacacatcacgaccagagagacaacacaacactacataaagagaaacctaagacaacaacatagcatggcagcaacacataagaacacatcatggtagcaacacaagatGACAACAACATGRtagcaacacaacatggcagcagcacaacatggtagcagcacaaaacagggtacaaacattattgggcacagacaacagcgcaaagggcaagaaggtagagacaacaatacattgtgcactttacccccacctacatgtacaaattacctcgacaacatatacccccgcacattgactcggtaccagtaaccggtacctcctgtatatagcctcgttatagttattttattgtgttacttttYatttaatatttttatttaataaatMTTTTCATAACTCTATTTCTTTAACTTAYTATAAWWWWWWTTMtattgtgttattgactgtacgtttgtttatcccatgtgtaactctgtgctgttgtttgtgacgcactgctttgct
Coding sequences within:
- the LOC111968052 gene encoding ankyrin repeat and SAM domain-containing protein 1A-like isoform X1 → MSASLLDADPIYATVVHTAKAEARELTGAVAVPPVRLKPPGDLKLTRSLSKXDSDLLVSPLGEEDGGLNSCCESVANCSSGNKQMERSPSFASEWDEIEKLMNMIGAGIESSNDQQRTTDGACSKALDQPVGEWLEHVGLPQYESKLLLNGFDDLCYMGSNVMEDLDLRDMGITDPGHRKKILHAARSLPKVKALGCDGSTSLSTWLDVLGLQEYLPNFLSSGYRTLDCVKNLWELEIVNVLKIGVLGHRKRIIASLAERPYEEAPTKSQISHRLSQIRFQDLLSQTGTSPLSQMDPSTSRSMDMLLPLGEAGRRRRAMDQDCSVSLRSYSERPRSHDRQSDRHREPRLTLRPPSQSATYATVSAWHHQPEKLILESCGYEASYLGSMIIRDLRGIESTQEACAKIRKSKDHSRKGPVVILSITYKGVKFMDAATKTIVAEHEIRNISCAAQDPEELCTFAYITKDNKSGHHFCHVFSTVEVTQTYEIILTLGQAFEVAYQLALQTKARQYVPVPPPSLGSEVIETKSSRPTSQQWSSMRRSTGAPPLECRCCYCHTCTTHRPSFLPLHSVSPGVQIDPLEMDADMQSLGSTTWLFNQRDSNKRPVSTKYETTIF
- the LOC111968052 gene encoding ankyrin repeat and SAM domain-containing protein 1A-like isoform X3, with the protein product MSASLLDADPIYATVVHTAKAEARELTGAVAVPPVRLKPPGDLKLTRSLSKXDSDLLVSPLGEEDGGLNSCCESVANCSSGNKQMERSPSFASEWDEIEKLMNMIGAGIESSNDQQRTTDGACSKALDQPVGEWLEHVGLPQYESKLLLNGFDDLCYMGSNVMEDLDLRDMGITDPGHRKKILHAARSLPKVKALGCDGSTSLSTWLDVLGLQEYLPNFLSSGYRTLDCVKNLWELEIVNVLKIGVLGHRKRIIASLAERPYEEAPTKSQISHRLSQIRFQDLLSQTGTSPLSQMDPSTSRSMDMLLPLGEAGRRRRAMDQDCSVSLRSYSERPRSHDRQSDRHREPRLTLRPPSQSATYATVSAWHHQPEKLILESCGYEASYLGSMIIRDLRGIESTQEACAKIRKSKDHSRKGPVVILSITYKGVKFMDAATKTIVAEHEIRNISCAAQDPEELCTFAYITKDNKSGHHFCHVFSTVEVTQTYEIILTLGQAFEVAYQLALQTKARQYVPVPPPSLGSEVIETKSSRPTSQQWSSMRRSTLTPAFKFPDTKL
- the LOC111968052 gene encoding ankyrin repeat and SAM domain-containing protein 1A-like isoform X2, whose amino-acid sequence is MSASLLDADPIYATVVHTAKAEARELTGAVAVPPVRLKPPGDLKLTRSLSKXDSDLLVSPLGEEDGGLNSCCESVANCSSGNKQMERSPSFASEWDEIEKLMNMIGAGIESSNDQQRTTDGACSKALDQPVGEWLEHVGLPQYESKLLLNGFDDLCYMGSNVMEDLDLRDMGITDPGHRKKILHAARSLPKVKALGCDGSTSLSTWLDVLGLQEYLPNFLSSGYRTLDCVKNLWELEIVNVLKIGVLGHRKRIIASLAERPYEEAPTKSQISHRLSQIRFQDLLSQTGTSPLSQMDPSTSRSMDMLLPLGEAGRRRRAMDQDCSVSLRSYSERPRSHDRQSDRHREPRLTLRPPSQSATYATVSAWHHQPEKLILESCGYEASYLGSMIIRDLRGIESTQEACAKIRKSKDHSRKGPVVILSITYKGVKFMDAATKTIVAEHEIRNISCAAQDPEELCTFAYITKDNKSGHHFCHVFSTVEVTQTYEIILTLGQAFEVAYQLALQTKARQYVPVPPPSLGSEVIETKSSRPTSQQWSSMRRSTIDPLEMDADMQSLGSTTWLFNQRDSNKRPVSTKYETTIF